The sequence below is a genomic window from Phoenix dactylifera cultivar Barhee BC4 chromosome 8, palm_55x_up_171113_PBpolish2nd_filt_p, whole genome shotgun sequence.
CAtgcaagttgtttaacaaaAATTAGTCAAGATAGCTCGAGCATGTCCCCACATTGATGGAAGAAATCCATTGCTTTCAATTAAATGCACCACGTCTGTGCCATATAGTCTACGGCAACATTTCCATCAATCCTGGAGCAAAAAGCTGAGTGTGTGGAACCACATACTGCAAGTCATAGATGCTGATCGCCATACCTAACGTGGCACTTCTATGCACCTCATAGATCGATCTTGGTCCCCTGTTCATCGATGTAACTCGATGCCGTCAGCTGGTACAAGTTATGTAGAGTTCCATTCCACAAGCCACCTTATATAGAAGCCTAATAATTAAGACAACTTTTAGTTAAAACAGTgatgagataaatcaagcaaCCTCCATGCGAGTGTCTGGTTACACAAATAGAAGATATGGCATGTTTTTGATGACTGTGCTAATTAAAGCTTGTCCAAGggatgaaatttttattttgcccTCTCGAAAAACTAAATATCAGAGTAGAACTTTGACTCCAGAAGCGAAAAATATCATTTTCCTTTCAATTATGTCACAAGGTCACAGCAGCCAATCAGCTCGTACCACGCTATGTTGCTTTTAGATTTCTGTCGTATCCACTTATCATTATCATCGTCAACCATTCTGTCATCATGATATCTTTCGGCCGTGTGCATCTTTTGACCGTTGGTTTCCTCTGACAACTTGCAGAGGACAAGTTTGCGTGGCTGCGCGACGACGAGTTCGCTCGGCAAGCACTCGCTGGCATCAACCCCGTCAACGTAGAGCGGCTTCAGGTAATTGATCCATTTCCCAAGGATAATTTCTCCATTTCAGTAAACTGGGGACAAGTTACCATCTTGTTCTTGATGCAAAGAGCTTTCTTCACAAGGAGAAGTTTGCAAATATTAACGGTGTATGCTGTCTTCTTAGGTATTCCCTCCTGTTAGCAAGCTCGATCCGGCCATGTATGGTCCTCCTGAATCTGCCATCAAAGAGGAACACATTATTGGCCATCTCAATGGCATGTCAGTCCAACAGGTAATTCTTTCAAGAAGGAAATACAAATCTGTAAATGCTTTGCTGAAATCCAGAGTCGCATTCATCTTAAGATGTGGTGCTCTTCTGTTGTTAATTTGGAGTCCAAGGCTACTTATCAGAACAAAACTATCAAATTAATAAATGACAGGCATTCCATCTAGTTCCATATTTTGCTCATATTTTGTTCAAAACTCTACATGACAGGCATTGGAGGAGAACAAGCTCTTCATCTTGGATTTCCATGATGTTTACCTCCCATTTCTTGACCGGATCAATGCGCAGGATGGAAGGAAAGCCTATGGTACAAGAACTCTTTTTTTCCTCACTCCACTTGGGACTTTAAAGCCAATAGCAATTGAGCTCAGTCTCCCACCAGCAACCCCTGGTTGTTCAAGGGCGAAACGTGTCTTCACACCACCCACTGAGGCCACCAGCAACTGGCTCTGGCAACTCGCCAAGGCCCACGTCTGCTCCAATGATGCTGGGGTCCACCAACTTGTCAACCATTGGTAAGTTAATCTAATTCATTGCAAGCGAACGATAAGAGCTAGTGATGGCATAGGCCAATTTAGTTTACAAGATTTACTCCTGCTTCGAGCGACGACGAGTTAATGTTTTTGGTTGAAATTGGCTTTAGGTTGaggacacatgcatgcatggagCCCTTCATAATAGCAGCGCATCGACAACTAAGTGCCATGCATCCCATCTTCAAGCTGCTCAAGCCTCACATGCGTTACACACTAGAGATCAATGCTCTTGCTCGGCAAATCCTCATCAGTGGTGGTGGAGTCATCGAGTCCGGCTTCACCCCTGGATCGTGCTGCATGGAGATGAGTGCCTCGTTCTATAAAAACCATTGGCGTTTCGACCAAGAGGGCCTCCCTGCTGATCTCATCAGAAGGCAAGTATCTATCAATTCTTTTCAGCTTGACCTCGACAAACATGACATTCATCATTATACACAAGCGAGAAGAAAAGCATATTATTAGAAGCAAATTTCATATAgatatttataaaattataaagTCCACTAAACTTGTACAAATGGTTCATTATGTGCTTTAAGAAGTTTGAATATTTAAAATCTATACAATTTTTGCGTTAAgagaaaatattataataaagaaaaggaaaaactctaACAATGTAAAATGATAATGGCAATAATACCAAGAAATGTAatgttattcaaaaaaaatatgccACTAATAAAATAAAGCTTGACTATTCAATTTTACGACTACTCAACTAATAGCATTTCCAAACAATTCAACGAAATCGTTGACAAGAGAATAGATGATACCTTCAAATATAAGAAGTATATATAACAAGTATGATACAAAAACTAGCTCACTATAAATGTTCTCATAATTTGACAACATGAtactctccaaagttcatattgGCTAACGAATGCatgtattttttctttatttttgatgTACAGAGGCATGGCCATAGAGGACCCTAGCCAACCCCATGGGCTAAAGCTTCTCGTGGAGGACTACCCCTACGCCAACGATGGCCTCCTCATTTGGGCCGCCCTCCAGACCTGGGTCCGGACCTACGTCCAGGCCTACTACCCGAACCCCCACGTCGTCCAAGCCGACACCGAGCTCCAAGCCTGGTACGCCGAAGCCGTCCGCGTGGGCCACGCCGACAAGAGCGGCGCCGACTGGTGGCCCCGGCTCGGCTCCCCCGCCGACCTTGCCTCCCTCCTCACTACCCTCCTCTGGCTCGCGTCGGCTCAGCACGCCGCGCTCAACTTCGGCCAGTATCCGCTCGGCGGCTACATCCCGAACCGGCCGCCTCTCATGCGCCGGCTCGTCCCCGCCGAGGGCGACCCCGAGTACGACAACTTCCTCGCCGATCCCCACCGATTTTTCCTCTCCGCGCTGCCGAGTTTGACCCAGGCGACGACATTCATGACGGTGATCGACACGCTCTCGACGCACTCGGCGGACGAGGAGTACCTCGGGGAGCGCCGGGATTCGTACACGTGGACGGGGGACGCCGAGATGGTGGACGCGTGGCACGCGTTCGCCGCGGAGGTGAGGCGCGCCGAGGAGGAGATCGCGAGGAGGAACGCTGACCCGGCGAGGAGGAACCGCTGCGGCGCCGGGGTTTTGCCGTATGAGTTGCTGGCGCCCAGTTCGCCCCCTGGGATCACGTGCAGGGGAGTGCCCAACAGCGTCTCCATTTGAGCTGAGCGCTTCTCCTTCTTTTAATTAACTTGATAAATGGCTccaattctttttccttttttaatgaCAAGGAAGGAGAGCTTTTGGGCCATTTCTGTGTATCGTATTGCGGTGTAAATATGCTATAAGACTACTTGTATAATGGAAGAGCCAAGAGAGATGTTATTATAGCAATGTAATTAGTTGTGGGCAAGATGATGACTACATTAGTCAGTCATTAATTACAAAATACATTTTATCCCAAAAAATTATGTGCATGATTGGTCCCTTTTTTTgtagttttctttatgatggtcGGAAGGGGAGCAATTAAGTGGAAGAGTGAGATCATTTTACAAAATTTAGCCCTTTTTTGACAGCATATGGAGGCCCTTTCATTTATTTGTAGATGGATAAACGAATGAATGATTGATAAATAAAGATCTTTCTAGTCcgatctctcatttttcttggtGCTTTCTGTTGGCAAAAATGTTGGACACCTCGATCTCAGACCAGACCTGCCCTCTTGACTTCAGACGCAAACTGAGAAGAACGACCCCGGGCTTAGCCGAGCAACCGACCAACTGAAGTGAGCGACCTCgattcaaactgaagagccATTAGCCGAGAAAAGTAATCAATACGTGTCGACAAGGACTGACAGTTATAACAACCGACAGGTATGGTAGCTCGTAGTCACAAAAGCACTACGGCATGCACCCCATCGGCACTACTCGCCGCCTATGCGGACTGCACCCACGCTTTTGCCGTATTACCGGTCATTACCTAACCATCATTGTACACCATGTTAGGCCAAATAACGACAAAATGAGCTCCTCTATATAAAAATGCAGCTCAGAGGACCTCAAGTATGTATAGAATATTACTCGTAGAACCTACTCTCTGTTGAAATTCTCTCCATTTGACACTGTTGTCTCTCGATTCTGACTTAGACATTGGAGGGTCTCCCTTCAAAAACTCTCCAGCAAGCGAACTTTTTGCAAGCCATGCACGAAGAAGAACCGCCCCCCGCACCTCGGTCAGCCTACTTAACCTTACCTCCAACTGACTTTAGGGTCATCCAAGCTGTGCTCCGATCTCAGCCTAGCTTCGGCGGCAACACTTCCATTGGAGTTTACGGAATTAGTCCTGGGGTTGTGTTTTAAGGCTAGCCAACATCACCTGGTGTGTATTACCATCTTCACGGGAGGGGTTATACAATGCATTGGAGACCATATGAACGTACAATGTGAAAGGGACTTGTGAACTGCTGTGCATTGGATTGCAAATGCTCTTTTTCCCTTCAATCTTTCCACGTTTATTCCTGGTAGGTAGATAAACTTGATCCAGACTATGCACTATTTGAGAGTATCAAACATATTTATCAAAAGCAAAGTCAAGTCCCTGATTACTATATatcaagagagaaaaaaagccaCTGATTGGCTTTCTAATTGCAGTGTGAAATATGAACAAGAAGAACTGATTACAGACAGTATGTTTACAGGAGCGTGATTTGATCAGTCTCTTAATtatctttaattttttcttaaagaaaacccGATCCAATTAGCTTTACAAAATCTCGGCACCTAGCACAcaatcctccctccctcctccccctccccaccACGGCACCACGCCCGCActcaaaggaaaaagaataaagaaagaaaggttATGCACTTAGACAcacaaaaggaggaggaggaggaggaggagggggaggagaaagaaaagggtAGTGTCTCCACTTGGCTGAAGTAGTGAACGCTTTTAATTGGCAATTCAGTCCTCCACTTTCGTCAAACTAAAGATGCAGAGGGGTTGCTTCCGCTTACGGCCTTCCACCTCCTCTCCAAGGCCGGCCCCAGCCGTACAATGTCCCAAGTTAAACATGCATGATTAAGGCTCACAAGCTTTTTTGGTCTACAAGATCCAAAGTTGTGAACTTTTCAGGTAGTCAGTGTACCAACCTTTCCCACTCAATGATTAAAGGCAGTCAGAAAAAACCACCACATTGGACGAAGTAAAAGaaatttattttctaaaaaaaatttaggacCAATATCTTCCCCAAAATAAGGGAGAGTTGTTTtctccccctcttcttcttagATTAAGGTGGTGGCGGCCAAGAGGGGCTGCTCCGGTGGCGGCAGCCCAGGATAGTCCTTCGGCTGCAACCTCGCCGGCGATGTTGATCGGCCGAcatgaagaaggaaagaagaagaagatcatcaaAGACCCAATCAACTCGGTCTGAAACATGGCTATCTCCCTAACCCACCACCACATCATCTCAGGGTCCCTAGGGTCAATTCGAGTATGGAATAAGGACTTCTAGGACCCTCCTGCCGGTCCATAGAACCATGCAAAgagcaaaaaatagaaaaagagaaatcaagagagagagagaggagagagaaaatagagagagggctctcttcttcttttccaaaataggggagagtcattctctccctctcttcttctcagaTGTGGTGATAGCAAGGCGGCCTGCTTCGGTAAAGGTGGCCCAGGGCGGTCCTTCAGCCGCAGCCTCATCAACGATGGTGGTCAGTCGGCGCgaagaatagaagaagaagaagacccaATCAAGTCAGCCTGAAACATGGCTATCTCCCTAACCCTCCACCACATCATCTCAGGGGTCCCCAAGGGCGGCATGGCTGACTTTTTTTTTGGCGGCTAGTGGCGGCGAGCACAGGAGGAAGAGATGCCGAAATAGGGCACCCCTATTTCGGATTATGTCGCGGCGATTAGCCGGCTCAAACCCAAGCAAGGACAGCTATAAACATAGGTAAAGAAGGAGAGAAAGGTAGGCGACACACCTTAGTTTAGCGATGTTTCGACGGCACTTTCTCGCgacgaattgaaggagaaaatCCGGAAGAAGGACTTGAAAATTGGCGGTAATATCTCGGGTTGTCATCGATGAAACACAAAGGGAGAGAAAGCAGCCTTAAATAGATTGAATCTCGAGATTTTTGGCTGGTCTTTGGATTGTTCTAAGACTCCCGAAGTCATCGGAGtcgggggaggaagaagaccccAATTGGAGTCTTCTCCTCCATCGCATGCAACATGCACGATTTTGGGCTAATCGGGCCTGGCCTCTTCGAGCTGGCCCATAGGCCCACAAGCTGGGTTGGGCGCATGGGATCGGGCTGGGCCTAGCCACTTTGGGCTGGCCTACGAGCCCTTAAAAAAAAACTGGGTTATTACAATGCTTTTCACCCTCATGGAATTTTTGTTGCATGCTAAATTGTTGAACAAGTGGCAAAGGTAGTATTAAGTTAGAAGTGGATGGTGGATTGTACATTGCATGTTTGTGCTGCCAATTTTGGAATTGTATTTTATTGTCCAATATACATGCGGTAAAGAATAGTTTTGGCAGATTCATATGAGCAAACCAAGATGAAGCCATAGCTTAGATAGCATAGCATATGCTATTTTGCCTTCATTTATAAAACAAGGACAAGGAGACTTACCATCGgttacacaagaaaacaaaaatttttgTAATATATTTAGAAGCCATAGCTTAGATAGCATAGTATAAGCTAttttgcctttattcatataCAAGAACAAAGAGACTTACCATCGGCAACACAAGAAAGCAAAATTTTTTGTATTACAGTTATAGTTGCGGATAATAATATTTATGTCATATGTTTGTGCAGCTGTTattgttattatattttattgcaCGATAGACATGcgataaaaaatagttttgagaTTATCATATGAGCATACCAAGATGCAGCTATAGCTTAAATGGCATGTGTTGGGGAAAATACCAGTCCCCTCAAGTACGTGGGCGCGTCGCTAGCACGTGATCGGAAGCGTCCTAATCCAAACGACTGACCTCGGGCGACCGACCTGGTCGCTCGAGCTCGGACATCCGACCTCGGACGACCGGCCTAGCGCCCGACCTCGAACCACCTGACGCCCTACCAGGCGCCCAACCCTGGACCCTcaacctcggaacgcccgatcTCGGAAGGCATCCGATCCCTAGAAGTCAGACCTCACCAACTGCCCGCTACTGTCACATCCTCCTACGGCCCAGTTCGGAACCACGCCTTGAGCAACTtacgcaacaatt
It includes:
- the LOC120111665 gene encoding putative lipoxygenase 5; its protein translation is MGSSIERLGNSLIQKSPLLPYARTLRGEQSKLFFPSAPSPLRQRRLDGVKRVVRAPVAAAVTERVVKVVGEKAVTFKVRAALTVRRKKEEDFKEKIASQLDAFSDKIGRNVVLELVSTEIDPRTQRPKKSKKAVLRDWFEKKKVKGERVVYTAEFMVDSSFGTPGAITVLNRHQQEFFLESIVVEGFACDPVHFSCYSWIQPTKIHPTKRVFFSNKPYLPSETPPGLREFRESELKELRGDGTGERKLTDKIYDYDTYNDLGNPDKGFEYARPVLGGEEMPYPRRCRTGRPPTNTDMHAESRVEYPTPIYVPRDEAFEEGKQEMLSEGALKALLHNLVPSLVASISPESHDFKAFHDIDNLFKEGLRLKKTLQDQLFHKIPFVSKIEESSEALLRFDTPAIISKDKFAWLRDDEFARQALAGINPVNVERLQVFPPVSKLDPAMYGPPESAIKEEHIIGHLNGMSVQQALEENKLFILDFHDVYLPFLDRINAQDGRKAYGTRTLFFLTPLGTLKPIAIELSLPPATPGCSRAKRVFTPPTEATSNWLWQLAKAHVCSNDAGVHQLVNHWLRTHACMEPFIIAAHRQLSAMHPIFKLLKPHMRYTLEINALARQILISGGGVIESGFTPGSCCMEMSASFYKNHWRFDQEGLPADLIRRGMAIEDPSQPHGLKLLVEDYPYANDGLLIWAALQTWVRTYVQAYYPNPHVVQADTELQAWYAEAVRVGHADKSGADWWPRLGSPADLASLLTTLLWLASAQHAALNFGQYPLGGYIPNRPPLMRRLVPAEGDPEYDNFLADPHRFFLSALPSLTQATTFMTVIDTLSTHSADEEYLGERRDSYTWTGDAEMVDAWHAFAAEVRRAEEEIARRNADPARRNRCGAGVLPYELLAPSSPPGITCRGVPNSVSI